GACCAAGTCACAGATAGGTACAGAAATAGAGCCTCTCTAAAGTTATTATTAGATAGTAGGGAGATCCAAACGCAATGACAACTATGTCCTTATACATGCAACAATAGAGTTCAACCCTATGAAAAGTAATCCCAATTAATGCAGCTTACATGGCATGCAGTAGTCAAACTTCCTGACTCGCTCAGTTTTTAGATGCTTCAGTGCAGACCTGTAATAAATACAAACTTAAGATAATGTATCAACTCACAAAAAAAAGTTGAGGTTCAAGACAGTTACACGCCACATATTACTGCATGACAACATCCccggtaaactaaaaaataacagtAACATGAATGTATGCCTTCAAGCACCAACTGTAAGCGAGGAGTAAGAATACTGTGAATAAAACTGACCTTCGCTGGGAGCAATGAAGAGTGAATATTTTTGTTTTCAAACCCTCAATCCTGCTGAGCCTATAGACCAAGTAAAAAGTGAAGTGAACAACATTGCAAAATTGCGATGATGGGCAAACAAATATAAGAACATATAGTCACCCAAAAGGCCAAAGCAGAAATAAACAAATGCGACTCATACAGATAGCATGGACATACCGGTCCTCGAGTGGAACATAGGGCACCCAGGACATCTTCATTGCTCTCATTGGTAGTATTTCTTCATGTGCCCTTTGGACAGAATTTATACCAACTTTATCTGAAGGGGCGCAAGGACAATCAGCCTGCACCACACACATAGTTGCAAGAGCTAACTGAGATCCAGCATCAGAAAATAAATAGCAAATATCTAGTCTCAATCGATGAAACAATCATAAGCTACAAATATGCCAAGAAACATTTCCCACTGCAAGCTACTTTCAGCAGAATAGGAAAAACATTTGAGAGCGTGGGTTAGAGGCAGTAACTCGCACCAATGAAATGTTTTCGAGTAAATAATGTGGCAAGAATATGGGGCTTATTGAATCCTTTCGGAATACATGAGGTATACCAGGAAGGAATACTTTGAGACTGGCATTATTACAGAATAATAATAGAGGTACAGACAAGTAAATGTTCTTATCAGGATCAAGACTACTAAAGGTTTTTAATCCTGCAGTACCATGGTTCACAGTGGTAACATCTCCAGCAAGAACAAGGGGGTTGCTAATAGAAAGatatgcaattttaaaaaatagtTGTTGTAGTTTATGCCTACAAATGGTGAAACAGGTGTGCATTTTCTGTAATGCAAGAGATAAATAAAATAGTTGGCTAGCATAACCATGAGAAGATGTAACTCAAGATATGGTGTATCGCAGAAACATTTTCCTGTTCAGGCAATGCATTTCTTATTAGTGCACTACAGAACTTAAGACAAAGATGGTAGACATAACTATGGAATAAATGTTCGAATCAAGGGAAGGAATGAGAACCCACAGCGACTACAGTAGGAACAAATACCATCTTCTGTTCGCCATTAACATGCAATTGCTGAGCTGCAGATCAACAGAAATAAGTCAATCAGAGAAATTGCTTGAGGTAACTATTCGACATGCTAGTACAGTCCAAGAAAAAATTAAACAGATAACAGTGATGATTCTGTTTCTGCAACACATCCACTTTTAATATTCAGTATATCTATGATGTGAATGGTGAAACAAATCAATGTTAGCAGACATAAACCCCAGAAATACCAATCAACTGCAAAGTGCAAATGTACTAGCCACCGACCCTGACATTTCTCATCATATAGGGAAACAACAGAGTAATTTCTAATTTTAAAAAGATCTAACAAAGGATCATTTACTTGCTGGCTGTGTAGAGGAAACATTTCAGCACCAATAAACCATGCAAAAGCAGCTCTACGAAATCATTACTGAAACTTTCTAAACCACAAACAGATTCCTCGGCTATATTGTACACTTCACAACTAAATTTACCCCAGATGATTCAAACAAGAAACGATACCCTCAGTGACCAGTTTATTGCCGGTTACGAAAATATTTCGAAAGCTGATATGCAGATATGCATCAGAGATATAAACTTCAACGTATCCCAAGAGAGAGCATACTTACGTTCGGTGTTTGCAAATAAGTAAACTGTCTTCCCATACAGCTCTCCCCCTTCCTCTAGAGCTTTCTGCCCACCAACAATGAACCGTGAATCTTACGGTAAAGAAGCAATAATATCAACTAGAAGCCCAGCAGAGTCACATGTCCTATATATACCTCTAAATTTTGAAAGTTCCAGTTGAACTCCTTTATCTTGTCAATGTTTTCCCACTGTAGGAACAGATATAGATAATCAATAAGAGCAAGCAGAACTGCACAATGCATAGTTGTCAAAATAATGCGCAACAGTAGATAGGTATATGCACAGACCTCGGTTCCAATGGGGAAGGCCGACAACCAAAGATCCTCCTGAACACAGCAACACAACATAAGTCAGGATGAGCAAAAAGCGATACAGCAACATTGTAAGCAAGGGATAATGCATTTATGCATACTCATGAAGTGGTCAGACACTTTAAATCATATAACAGAGCATCAAAAAGTGCTTATCAGGGTCAGCGATAGTAGTACTAGTGTGGTCAAAGAAACTTCTGACGGACAGCTCTGTCAAAACCATTAGCACATTATCTTGCAGGCCAGTGCGCGTGTAGAAAACCGCCGCTGCAGTGATCGTCTGTATCTGTTCCTAGAGTGGGAAAATATGCTGTGATTGGGCAGGCAAAAACATGCCCTGTAAGCCTCGCGGCAAAATCACTGATCGACAAGTAATTACTGATCCATCTGATACAACAATGCAGGTGCTGTAAACTAGTCCAACAGGCTGCAACTACTGATCGGCAAGTAGTCAGCATCGCACCCCTGCTCTCCCTTGTGAGACCCGACCAATGTAGGCCTCGCGGCAGAATCAGCTCTCCGCTACTCGGAAGACACCGGAGCTACAAGCCTAGCAAACAAGCAAGCACGCAGCCGGGGAAGAGTCGGCGGCGAATTCCATCGAGTCTGCTCGGTGCTCACCAGGTTCCGCCTCTCGGCGAAGCGCTCCGGCGCCGCCGTCCCCGGCCTGGCCGTCCcccgcctcgccggcgccggctTCGCCGTCCTGCTCGAGCCGCCGGCCTCCGCGGCCGCGCGCTTCCTGCTCCTGGGCCCCGGCATTGCTCTCCAACTGGAACGCCGCAGGAGGACAGGGGGCAGGGCAGGGGCTCGCGTCTCGGTttggattttggggagagagatgCCGCTTAAATTGGCGCCTCGCGTGGATTGGACGCGAATCGGAGCGTCAAATCGACGCGATCCTTTCCGAAAAAGGAAAACCGACGCGATCCGAACCCGGCACGAATCGGGGCTGCGGTTTGTgaggttttttttttgagacatcGCGGTTTGTGAGGTTGTGGTGGTGAAGAGGAGGCGATGGGGAAAAGGAGCCCCGGCCAGGGCCATCCCTGGGCCGGGGCAACAAGTATAGCCATCTAAACGTGAGGCCCAGCCAACCTACTAAAGAGCAATAAAAAATCCTTATAGGCCCAGGCAGCTGGACGTGAGGCCATCACGCTTTGATCAATTcctgggagcaactagttaacgagcgctccttcaggagcctcgcaacgatcagcgccacttggcgcgctctcagccattcgccacgtgtcgcgctttggACGTTCCTtccagattttgttttttttttaatttttccgtatgcgtttttggctttttaaacggtttttttcccgtttttttcgacgttttggttttccccaggtcttccttagcgttttgacaaaaaaattgaaaaaaaaattgcgtGAAAAAACGcgtttactttttttttctttcctgaaAAGTCAcgtttttccttccgcgagaggcacggttgtgctttagcgagagtcacggccgtgcctttcggaaacaaaaaaacgtgttttctgttttttttttttgcgagagtcacggttttacttccgcgagaggcacggttgtgctttcgtgagagtcacggccgtgcctctcggaaagggaaaaacaaaacgtgttttctgtttttttttctttcgcgagagtcacggttttgcttccgcgagaggcacggttgtgcttttacgagtcacagccgtgcctctcggaaagggaaaaaaaacgcgttttctgtttttttttctttcgcgagagtcacggttttgctttcgccagaggcacggttgtgctttcgcgagagtcacgggcgtgcctctttcggaaaggaaaaaaacgtgttttctgttttttttctttccacgagagtcacggttttgcttccacgagaggcacggttgtgatttcgcgagaggcacgggcgtgcctctttcggaaagggaaaaaatcgtgctcccggtttggttttttcgtctggttttttcgtgaaaaaaaagttcgtcaaaacctatcaacatgggatctagttttga
This DNA window, taken from Triticum aestivum cultivar Chinese Spring chromosome 1D, IWGSC CS RefSeq v2.1, whole genome shotgun sequence, encodes the following:
- the LOC123182879 gene encoding protein HEAT INTOLERANT 4, giving the protein MPGPRSRKRAAAEAGGSSRTAKPAPARRGTARPGTAAPERFAERRNLEDLWLSAFPIGTEWENIDKIKEFNWNFQNLEKALEEGGELYGKTVYLFANTEPQQLHVNGEQKMVFVPTVVAADCPCAPSDKVGINSVQRAHEEILPMRAMKMSWVPYVPLEDRLSRIEGLKTKIFTLHCSQRRSALKHLKTERVRKFDYCMPYYMPLISPEEDHDTIVDIIYPLDPPIVCPFDWEMDNYEEFTDELVTAEALPEDEKENFKEFVKEKVRERKRELKQAKEARKEAIDNMDPEKRKAFENIKFHKFYPVNALDAPDLSIQKADYINRYYMKAYKWS